The following are encoded together in the Methanosarcina flavescens genome:
- a CDS encoding pyruvate ferredoxin oxidoreductase subunit gamma, with translation MKEIRIHGRGGQGSVTAAELLSVAAFEDGKFSQAFPAFGVERRGAPVQAFTRISDNPIRLRSQIYTPDYVIVQDATLLETVDVASGIKDDGIIIINTTEAPESLKLNTKARVMTVDATKVAMDIIGVPIVNTVLLGAFAGATGEINVESIQHAIKARFPGRVGEKNANAIQKAYKLIRGEEA, from the coding sequence ATGAAGGAAATCAGAATACACGGTCGAGGAGGCCAGGGTTCTGTTACCGCGGCTGAACTGCTTTCCGTTGCAGCTTTTGAAGATGGAAAGTTCAGCCAGGCCTTCCCCGCTTTTGGGGTAGAGCGTAGAGGTGCCCCGGTGCAGGCATTCACGAGGATTAGCGATAACCCTATCAGGCTTCGAAGCCAGATTTATACTCCTGATTATGTTATTGTCCAGGATGCAACTCTGCTTGAGACTGTTGACGTTGCAAGCGGGATAAAAGATGATGGGATAATTATTATTAACACAACCGAAGCGCCGGAAAGCCTGAAACTCAATACAAAAGCCAGGGTCATGACCGTGGATGCCACAAAGGTGGCAATGGACATTATAGGTGTCCCCATTGTGAACACCGTCCTCCTCGGTGCTTTTGCGGGTGCAACAGGTGAGATCAATGTTGAATCTATCCAGCATGCAATAAAGGCTCGTTTTCCTGGAAGAGTTGGAGAAAAGAATGCAAACGCCATTCAGAAGGCCTATAAGCTTATCAGGGGGGAAGAAGCATGA
- a CDS encoding tRNA-dihydrouridine synthase, protein MHGRRAEQMYSGSSDLTLIRAVKHELSIPVITNGDIRDEESAEAALDFTGCDGLMIGRAAMGNLFIFKRIRHYLETGEKLEVDRQVRQTGGFQDLCCLT, encoded by the coding sequence GTGCACGGCAGGAGGGCAGAGCAGATGTACTCCGGAAGTTCGGACCTTACATTGATCAGAGCGGTCAAACATGAGCTTTCTATTCCAGTTATTACAAACGGTGACATAAGGGATGAAGAATCTGCCGAAGCGGCACTTGATTTTACAGGTTGTGACGGGCTTATGATCGGGCGTGCAGCAATGGGAAATCTCTTTATTTTTAAAAGAATAAGGCACTATCTGGAGACCGGGGAAAAGCTGGAAGTTGATAGGCAGGTACGACAAACTGGAGGATTTCAAGATCTATGTTGCCTTACTTGA
- a CDS encoding metal ABC transporter permease, with the protein MFELLQYSFIQNALAAAVLASIACGIIGVYVVVKKIVFISGGIAHASFGGIGLGYYLGVNPMYGVLPFSLISALIMGTVSKRSKIPEDSAIGILWSLGMALGIIFVYLTPGYAPDLMTYLFGNILTVPRFDLYFMLALDILIACAVYLFYKEFLALSFDEEFTTVQGLPTEKLYLFLLCIIALTIVVLIKVVGIILVIALLTIPATLSRKFTHNLKQMMLISIVFGTVISVTGIGLSYALDVPSGATIILVLSLVYGLTAFGMELLENRRSSGDLEKS; encoded by the coding sequence ATGTTTGAGCTTCTGCAATACAGTTTTATCCAGAATGCCCTTGCAGCTGCAGTTCTTGCAAGCATAGCCTGTGGGATTATTGGGGTCTACGTTGTCGTCAAAAAAATAGTCTTCATTAGTGGTGGAATAGCCCATGCTTCCTTTGGGGGCATCGGGCTGGGTTATTATCTTGGAGTCAACCCCATGTACGGGGTTCTTCCCTTCAGTCTGATTTCGGCTCTTATAATGGGAACCGTAAGCAAGAGGTCTAAAATTCCGGAAGACAGCGCTATAGGCATACTCTGGTCGCTTGGAATGGCGCTTGGGATAATTTTTGTCTACCTGACCCCAGGCTATGCCCCTGATCTTATGACCTACCTTTTTGGAAACATTTTGACAGTACCTCGCTTTGACCTTTACTTTATGCTGGCTCTTGATATCCTGATAGCATGTGCAGTTTACCTGTTTTATAAGGAGTTCCTTGCCCTCTCTTTTGATGAAGAATTCACAACTGTGCAGGGCCTTCCTACAGAAAAGCTTTACCTTTTCCTGCTCTGTATTATTGCCTTGACAATCGTAGTTCTTATTAAAGTCGTAGGAATTATTCTTGTGATCGCCCTTCTTACCATTCCTGCTACCCTTAGTCGGAAATTCACTCATAACTTGAAGCAAATGATGCTGATTTCCATAGTCTTCGGAACTGTGATCAGCGTCACTGGAATAGGCCTTTCGTATGCTCTGGATGTCCCATCTGGTGCAACGATTATTCTTGTACTGAGTCTTGTATACGGACTTACAGCTTTCGGGATGGAGTTACTTGAGAATAGAAGAAGCTCCGGGGATTTAGAGAAATCCTGA
- a CDS encoding metal ABC transporter ATP-binding protein, giving the protein MEKVIELKDVWVRYGNQTILEGINLELKEPNGLLGIIGPNGGGKTTFLKVLLGLLKPYKGSVKLFGKPPEKSRELVGYVPQYKGFDFDFPISVWEVVLTGRMSHTGFLKKYREEDRKAAEDALKTVEMFQYRDRQIGQLSGGQRQRVFIARALATNPKLLLLDEPNSGLDPHMQDELYRLLDRLKHKMAIIMVTHDLSAVSIYVDKIACLNRKLHYHNSREIPVEDLEATYQCPVELIAHGMPHRVLSNHEGNP; this is encoded by the coding sequence ATGGAGAAGGTCATAGAACTGAAGGATGTCTGGGTTCGCTACGGAAATCAGACAATTCTTGAGGGAATAAATCTGGAGCTTAAAGAGCCCAACGGATTGCTTGGAATAATCGGACCCAATGGGGGAGGAAAGACCACATTTCTCAAAGTGCTCCTGGGGCTCTTGAAGCCTTACAAGGGCAGTGTGAAGCTCTTTGGGAAACCTCCCGAGAAAAGCAGGGAGCTTGTAGGCTATGTCCCTCAATACAAAGGGTTTGACTTTGATTTTCCAATTAGCGTCTGGGAAGTTGTGCTTACGGGCAGGATGAGCCATACGGGTTTTCTGAAAAAGTATAGGGAAGAGGACAGAAAAGCTGCTGAAGATGCCCTGAAGACGGTAGAGATGTTCCAGTACAGAGACAGGCAGATCGGGCAACTCTCTGGCGGGCAGCGGCAAAGGGTCTTCATTGCACGGGCTCTTGCTACAAACCCTAAACTCCTGCTTCTGGACGAACCCAATTCTGGGCTTGACCCTCATATGCAGGATGAACTTTACCGCCTGCTGGATAGGCTCAAGCATAAGATGGCTATTATCATGGTTACTCACGATCTGAGTGCTGTTTCGATTTATGTTGATAAAATAGCTTGCTTAAACCGCAAACTCCATTACCATAACTCCAGGGAAATCCCGGTTGAAGACCTGGAAGCCACCTACCAGTGCCCCGTCGAACTAATTGCTCATGGTATGCCTCACAGGGTGCTGAGTAACCATGAGGGAAATCCCTGA
- a CDS encoding tRNA-dihydrouridine synthase, which yields MKLNKLKIGNTETPGNLLLAPMADVTNLAFRLLCRQNGADLTYTGKRKTLKLHALSKKLELQLLQCTAGGQSRCTPEVRTLH from the coding sequence ATGAAACTCAATAAATTAAAAATCGGCAATACCGAAACTCCTGGGAACCTTCTTCTTGCGCCTATGGCGGATGTGACAAATCTGGCTTTCAGGCTACTCTGCAGGCAGAATGGAGCTGACCTTACCTACACTGGGAAGAGAAAAACCTTGAAATTGCACGCCTTATCGAAAAAGCTGGAGCTTCAGCTCTTACAGTGCACGGCAGGAGGGCAGAGCAGATGTACTCCGGAAGTTCGGACCTTACATTGA
- a CDS encoding nuclease-related domain-containing protein, with amino-acid sequence MKNLENLSESYFLLNDLFLELDEYITFQGSKLKSAQIDHLVVGPTGVYVIEVKNWSYEYIQKVFRENSYTPYDQIQRSSYLTYRYLNNLKYGNMLQKIYFRFAKGEIKVRSIIAVTGADIPYIKEKHTAVVRSNELSDYIKTGYQILSPDEAREIAEKLSYRVL; translated from the coding sequence ATCAAAAACCTTGAAAATTTATCTGAGAGTTATTTCTTACTTAACGATTTATTTCTGGAGCTTGATGAGTACATAACTTTTCAGGGCTCGAAACTAAAATCAGCCCAGATTGATCATCTGGTTGTGGGTCCAACTGGAGTCTATGTCATTGAGGTAAAGAACTGGAGTTATGAATATATCCAGAAAGTATTCAGAGAGAACTCCTATACACCTTACGATCAAATTCAAAGAAGCAGTTACCTTACTTACAGATATCTGAATAATCTTAAATACGGGAATATGCTTCAAAAAATTTACTTCCGATTTGCAAAAGGCGAGATAAAGGTAAGGTCAATAATAGCTGTCACTGGTGCAGACATTCCCTATATAAAAGAAAAACATACGGCTGTAGTGCGTTCAAACGAGTTAAGTGACTACATAAAAACAGGCTATCAAATTCTTTCTCCTGATGAAGCCCGCGAGATTGCCGAAAAACTAAGCTATCGAGTTCTATAA
- a CDS encoding signal peptidase I, with amino-acid sequence MREINKENSVQEQENPWVSLGKDLLSVVAVLIIFMVFSKLAFGLWTPMVAVESGSMEPHMQVGDIIFIKSADRVDIITNEEGKNTGYMSFEDYGDVILYRPYGEEGVTPIIHRAMYRVDAGEPMWENGPIAPYSGYITKGDNVITNTHFDQEGQISYEMPVKDEWIIGTAQYRIPYVGYVRLFFS; translated from the coding sequence ATGAGAGAGATTAATAAGGAAAACAGTGTCCAGGAACAGGAAAACCCCTGGGTTTCCCTTGGAAAGGACTTGCTGTCTGTTGTAGCTGTCCTGATCATTTTCATGGTCTTTTCCAAGCTGGCATTCGGACTCTGGACTCCTATGGTTGCGGTGGAGTCGGGGAGTATGGAACCGCATATGCAGGTAGGAGACATTATTTTTATCAAAAGCGCCGATAGAGTGGATATTATCACGAATGAGGAAGGCAAAAATACAGGCTATATGTCTTTTGAGGATTATGGAGATGTGATCCTTTACCGTCCATATGGAGAGGAAGGGGTAACCCCGATAATTCATAGAGCTATGTACAGAGTGGATGCCGGAGAGCCTATGTGGGAGAACGGTCCCATTGCTCCGTATTCCGGCTATATTACCAAAGGAGATAATGTTATAACCAATACTCACTTTGACCAGGAAGGACAGATAAGCTACGAAATGCCTGTAAAAGATGAGTGGATTATAGGTACTGCACAGTACAGGATCCCTTATGTGGGATATGTCAGGCTTTTCTTCTCATGA
- a CDS encoding metal ABC transporter solute-binding protein, Zn/Mn family, with the protein MNLKILPLLMLLTVGLSIFASGCMSPGDSQINGSTGQTVEKAEPGEPIIVAVSVLPQVEFVEKVGGGKVKTIVIIPPGADPHTYEPSPRELREVSEARMYVTVGTGMPFEEVWIERFESTNSETLIVNSSSGIELKELAAHGEEEAKGRSPGEPEEHANESVADAHKELDPHIWTSPANAKIMVENIYEGLVIIDPENKEYYAQNRDAYLKELDALDTRIREKLEGKKERNFMVFHPSWGYFAAEYGLTMITIETEGKEPSAQNLAKIIDFAKEKRVRVIFVQPQFSTRSAQAVAEEIGGEVIAVDPLAKDYITNMDSVSDVFARNLV; encoded by the coding sequence ATGAATCTGAAAATTCTACCTTTATTGATGCTATTGACTGTAGGTTTGAGCATTTTTGCCAGCGGTTGCATGAGTCCAGGCGATTCCCAGATAAATGGAAGTACAGGACAGACAGTAGAAAAAGCAGAGCCGGGTGAGCCTATAATTGTAGCTGTAAGTGTACTTCCTCAGGTCGAATTTGTAGAAAAAGTGGGCGGAGGTAAAGTAAAAACCATTGTCATTATTCCTCCGGGAGCAGATCCTCACACTTATGAGCCTTCTCCAAGAGAACTGAGGGAAGTGAGCGAAGCTCGCATGTATGTAACGGTCGGAACTGGAATGCCCTTTGAGGAAGTCTGGATTGAGAGGTTTGAAAGCACCAACAGTGAGACTCTTATCGTAAACTCTTCTAGTGGAATTGAGCTGAAGGAGCTTGCTGCCCATGGTGAAGAAGAGGCAAAAGGAAGATCTCCAGGCGAGCCTGAAGAGCACGCGAACGAATCTGTGGCTGATGCTCACAAAGAGCTTGATCCCCATATCTGGACGTCTCCTGCAAATGCAAAAATAATGGTTGAAAATATTTATGAGGGGCTTGTGATAATCGACCCTGAGAACAAAGAATACTATGCCCAGAACAGGGATGCTTACCTTAAGGAACTTGATGCCTTGGATACAAGAATCCGGGAAAAACTCGAGGGAAAAAAGGAAAGGAATTTCATGGTTTTTCATCCATCCTGGGGATATTTTGCAGCAGAGTACGGGCTTACAATGATTACTATCGAAACTGAGGGTAAAGAACCGAGTGCTCAGAATCTGGCGAAAATTATTGATTTTGCAAAAGAAAAACGGGTTAGGGTGATCTTTGTCCAGCCTCAATTCAGCACACGGAGTGCGCAGGCTGTAGCCGAAGAGATAGGTGGTGAGGTTATAGCTGTAGACCCGCTTGCAAAGGATTACATTACAAACATGGACAGTGTATCCGATGTTTTTGCCAGAAACCTTGTGTGA
- the porB gene encoding pyruvate synthase subunit PorB, protein MSKTAPKTYISSGHSGCAGCCDAFAAKFTLMGSGPDTIVVNPTGCLEVMSTPFPNSSWQVPWIHSLFENAGAVASGIEAALKALGRKNNTKIVAIGGDGSTMDIGIGALSGAFERGHDFTYVCMDNEAYMNTGIQRSSGTPYDASTTTSPAGKVSFGNPRPKKDMAAIMAAHGSPYVATTSIGFPRDMMRKVKKATEIVGPTYIHAHAPCTTGWGFDTSKTLEIAKLAVETCLWPMYEMENGEITQVRKVKNPRPVEEYLKTQKRFKHLFTMEGGDEEIKKIQAMADWNIKYFGLQ, encoded by the coding sequence ATGAGCAAAACCGCACCAAAAACATACATCAGCTCAGGGCATAGCGGCTGCGCAGGTTGCTGTGATGCCTTTGCTGCGAAATTCACACTTATGGGCTCAGGTCCTGACACCATTGTAGTTAACCCTACAGGCTGCCTTGAAGTAATGTCCACACCTTTCCCGAATTCTTCCTGGCAGGTTCCCTGGATCCACTCCCTCTTTGAAAACGCAGGCGCAGTTGCCTCTGGGATTGAAGCTGCGTTAAAAGCCCTGGGAAGAAAGAACAATACCAAGATTGTAGCAATTGGAGGCGACGGTTCGACTATGGACATCGGAATTGGTGCCTTATCAGGCGCTTTTGAGCGAGGGCATGACTTCACCTATGTCTGTATGGACAACGAAGCCTACATGAACACCGGGATTCAGCGCAGCAGTGGGACTCCCTATGATGCCAGCACAACAACAAGTCCGGCAGGAAAAGTTTCCTTTGGTAACCCACGCCCCAAAAAAGATATGGCTGCCATTATGGCAGCCCACGGCTCCCCGTATGTAGCCACAACCTCGATAGGTTTCCCGAGAGACATGATGCGTAAAGTCAAGAAAGCTACCGAAATCGTTGGCCCGACCTACATCCACGCGCACGCCCCCTGTACAACAGGCTGGGGCTTTGACACCTCAAAGACCCTTGAAATCGCCAAACTAGCAGTCGAAACCTGCCTCTGGCCTATGTACGAAATGGAAAACGGGGAAATTACACAGGTCAGAAAAGTCAAGAACCCAAGACCGGTTGAAGAGTACCTCAAGACCCAGAAAAGGTTCAAGCATCTCTTCACCATGGAAGGCGGAGACGAAGAAATAAAGAAAATTCAGGCGATGGCAGACTGGAACATAAAATACTTCGGGCTTCAGTGA
- a CDS encoding chemotaxis protein CheW: MFEETLEEDSKFQEENLHLVTFELSGEEFGVDIMQVSEVIPVPKITRIPQAPECVKGLINLRGKILVVIDLNKRLGFQSKDTDSLSRILIVEVKDTVTGMLVNSVKEVMHLPLSSIEPTPEIIKSKINSEYLTGVGKVGNRLLILLNLSKVLGEEEIEELNELSSAKENI, from the coding sequence ATGTTTGAAGAAACATTAGAAGAGGATTCAAAGTTCCAGGAAGAGAATCTCCATTTAGTAACCTTTGAGCTTTCAGGCGAAGAGTTCGGGGTAGATATCATGCAGGTCTCTGAAGTTATTCCTGTCCCGAAAATCACCCGCATTCCTCAGGCTCCTGAATGCGTAAAAGGACTCATTAACCTGCGGGGAAAAATTCTCGTGGTAATAGATCTTAATAAGCGGCTTGGCTTTCAGTCAAAAGATACTGACAGTTTGTCCAGAATTCTCATAGTGGAAGTCAAAGATACCGTCACTGGAATGCTTGTAAATTCTGTAAAGGAAGTCATGCACCTGCCTCTCTCCTCAATTGAACCGACCCCTGAGATAATCAAATCGAAAATCAATTCAGAATATCTAACAGGTGTCGGAAAAGTGGGGAACAGGCTTCTTATTCTTCTGAATCTTTCAAAAGTACTTGGAGAAGAAGAAATTGAAGAACTCAATGAACTGTCCTCTGCTAAAGAAAATATTTAA
- the porD gene encoding pyruvate synthase subunit PorD, whose amino-acid sequence MSNGSEQDRKIRPEVLKTEEKEETGLNITRCRVCKPGSTLKNKTGGWRNFRPVYIYEKCTKCGICEIVCPDMSVKPREDGFFEYDYDYCKGCGICANECPADAIEMILEEK is encoded by the coding sequence ATGAGTAACGGATCTGAGCAAGATCGTAAAATACGTCCTGAAGTTCTGAAAACCGAGGAAAAAGAAGAAACGGGTTTAAACATTACACGCTGCAGAGTCTGTAAGCCTGGTTCAACCCTTAAAAACAAAACCGGTGGCTGGAGAAATTTCCGTCCTGTTTATATTTATGAAAAATGCACCAAGTGCGGAATCTGTGAGATTGTCTGCCCTGATATGTCTGTCAAACCCAGGGAAGACGGCTTTTTTGAATACGATTATGATTATTGCAAGGGTTGCGGCATCTGTGCAAATGAGTGTCCTGCGGATGCAATTGAAATGATACTGGAGGAGAAATAA
- the porA gene encoding pyruvate synthase subunit PorA has product MIDPAYKKKMVVVEGSYAVAHSAKICRPNVISAYPITPQTHIVENLAQFIADGEIPNCEYINVESEFSAISALIGASAVGARTYSATTSQGLLLMHEVLFNASGMRLPIVMTVANRAVGAPINIWNDHQDAIAQRDTGWMQLYVEDVQEASDTLPQLYKIAEDNDIMLPGMVCMDGFILSHVYEPVVLLEQELTDDFLPAFQPENILDPEDPKTFGAFATPDTYEEFRYLQEQAMQKALPKIEAVAKEFEEVFGRFHGGLIDEYMLDDAEIIVMSMGSILGTVKDVVDEYRARGEKIGVLKVRSFRPFPKEQIREAVKNAHAVVVLDKNISIGTNEGALFTETKSCLYNSKVRVPLTGYTVGHGGRDIRAESIAKIIEETKKVAKTGITVESQFLDLKEELL; this is encoded by the coding sequence ATGATTGACCCAGCTTACAAGAAAAAAATGGTGGTTGTGGAAGGTTCCTATGCTGTGGCTCATTCTGCAAAAATCTGCCGTCCAAACGTAATCTCAGCTTATCCGATTACTCCCCAGACTCATATTGTTGAAAACCTGGCTCAGTTCATAGCAGATGGGGAAATTCCCAACTGTGAGTACATTAATGTGGAATCTGAGTTCTCGGCAATCTCTGCCCTTATAGGTGCATCGGCAGTCGGCGCAAGAACATATTCAGCCACAACTTCCCAGGGACTTCTGCTTATGCACGAAGTGCTTTTTAATGCCTCGGGAATGAGGCTACCCATTGTAATGACTGTGGCTAACAGGGCAGTAGGCGCACCGATCAATATCTGGAACGACCACCAGGATGCGATTGCCCAGAGGGACACAGGCTGGATGCAACTCTATGTAGAAGATGTTCAGGAAGCGTCTGACACCCTGCCCCAGCTTTACAAGATCGCAGAAGACAATGATATCATGCTTCCAGGCATGGTCTGCATGGACGGCTTTATCCTGTCTCATGTTTACGAACCTGTTGTCCTGCTCGAACAGGAATTGACCGATGATTTCCTTCCTGCTTTCCAGCCTGAAAATATTCTTGACCCTGAAGACCCCAAGACCTTCGGAGCCTTTGCAACCCCGGATACTTATGAAGAGTTCAGGTATCTTCAGGAACAGGCAATGCAGAAAGCTCTTCCGAAAATCGAGGCTGTGGCCAAGGAGTTCGAGGAAGTCTTTGGCAGATTCCACGGAGGACTTATTGACGAATACATGCTTGATGATGCTGAGATTATCGTCATGTCTATGGGTTCTATTCTCGGGACTGTTAAGGACGTTGTTGATGAATACAGGGCAAGAGGAGAAAAGATCGGCGTCTTAAAGGTAAGATCCTTCAGACCTTTCCCCAAGGAGCAGATTAGAGAAGCCGTTAAGAACGCACATGCTGTTGTCGTACTTGATAAAAATATCTCCATAGGCACAAATGAAGGTGCCCTCTTTACCGAAACCAAGTCCTGCCTCTATAACAGCAAGGTCCGTGTACCCTTAACTGGTTACACAGTCGGCCACGGAGGTCGGGACATACGCGCAGAAAGCATTGCAAAGATTATTGAAGAAACCAAGAAAGTTGCAAAGACCGGGATTACAGTTGAAAGCCAGTTCCTGGATCTTAAGGAGGAGTTGCTATGA
- a CDS encoding GntP family permease, translating to MLLTARLRLHPFLSLILVSVFTGILAGEPLGTVEAITKGLGSVFSRFAIIITCGSVIGLLLQSTGGMSLIASDIIRFSRNPLLALNLLGFLLSVPLMCYILAYVIFIPIAKELAARLDNPSISTATALALGAVASFNLVYPSPVVISAAGELSARIDRLFILGFLVAVPVSITGYLYARWLGETELRSISNKVNEKRAEIRRKNIEVYKSTAEKPRRLEAYSPIFFPLIFIFFKTGFEHSYPMLAFLGDPNIAFLTGVILSIFSGRRLGSSVLRELIEKAVRRSGVVLLDLCGGGALGATLAITGAGEALGQLFLQFSLPHILIPFLVAAALQTVQGSRVVTMLIAPSLILPLAPQLGLPPEILILSMASGTFVVSHVNDPFFWIFGELADLEPSEVFRSNTFGNALMGIASFLLVSATYFLFY from the coding sequence TTGCTTCTTACAGCTAGACTCAGGTTGCACCCTTTTCTTAGCCTTATTCTTGTATCCGTGTTTACGGGCATTCTTGCAGGAGAACCCCTGGGTACGGTTGAAGCGATAACCAAAGGGTTAGGCAGTGTTTTTTCCCGTTTTGCTATCATTATTACATGTGGAAGTGTCATCGGACTTCTGCTACAGAGCACGGGAGGAATGTCCTTAATAGCCTCTGATATTATACGTTTTTCCAGAAATCCTCTACTTGCCCTGAATCTCCTTGGTTTTCTTCTTTCTGTGCCCCTGATGTGTTACATTCTTGCCTATGTTATCTTTATTCCAATAGCTAAAGAGTTGGCTGCCAGACTTGATAACCCCTCTATTTCCACTGCAACTGCACTTGCACTTGGGGCTGTTGCTTCGTTTAACCTGGTCTATCCATCACCTGTAGTAATTTCGGCAGCAGGGGAACTCTCAGCTAGAATTGACAGGCTTTTTATTCTGGGGTTTCTTGTCGCAGTTCCGGTTTCCATTACAGGTTACCTTTATGCCAGATGGCTGGGAGAAACTGAACTCAGAAGCATTTCTAATAAAGTAAATGAAAAAAGAGCTGAAATTCGGAGGAAAAATATAGAAGTTTATAAGAGTACTGCCGAAAAACCCCGAAGGCTTGAGGCTTACTCTCCTATCTTTTTCCCTTTAATCTTTATTTTCTTTAAGACAGGTTTTGAACATTCGTACCCTATGCTTGCGTTTCTAGGAGATCCGAATATTGCGTTTCTTACAGGAGTTATCCTCTCCATCTTTTCCGGTAGGAGGCTCGGATCTTCCGTGCTCAGAGAACTGATAGAGAAGGCTGTGAGGAGAAGTGGAGTTGTCCTCCTCGATCTCTGCGGAGGGGGAGCACTCGGAGCAACTCTTGCTATAACAGGGGCAGGGGAAGCCTTGGGCCAGCTTTTTCTGCAATTTAGCCTTCCTCATATCCTTATACCTTTCCTTGTTGCCGCAGCCCTTCAAACTGTACAGGGATCGAGGGTTGTGACCATGCTTATTGCTCCTTCCCTTATACTACCTTTGGCTCCTCAACTTGGACTTCCTCCGGAAATCCTTATTCTCTCAATGGCTTCCGGCACTTTTGTGGTTTCCCATGTCAATGACCCCTTCTTCTGGATTTTCGGAGAACTTGCAGATCTGGAACCCTCAGAAGTTTTCAGGTCAAACACTTTTGGGAATGCTCTTATGGGTATTGCGAGCTTCCTACTGGTATCTGCTACTTATTTCCTATTTTATTAA
- a CDS encoding metal-dependent transcriptional regulator, translated as MNEQSYPEFTGLELSPRKVDYLKFILEKGGTVKTTEISSGLQVDPSTTSKTLNELASAGYLNHVPYRGVDLTELGKAYTRFLIRRHRILSLLLTHYGLSSEEACDEVSRFEAFVSRDAVNKICNSMGHPMFGVCGEISHEKCLHEENHHSVPK; from the coding sequence ATGAATGAGCAAAGCTACCCTGAATTTACAGGTCTTGAACTCTCCCCGAGAAAGGTAGATTATCTTAAGTTCATTCTTGAAAAAGGAGGCACTGTAAAAACTACAGAAATATCCTCTGGTCTGCAGGTTGACCCTTCAACTACAAGCAAAACCTTAAACGAACTTGCAAGTGCAGGCTACCTGAATCACGTCCCCTACAGGGGTGTAGACCTGACTGAACTAGGAAAGGCATATACTCGATTTCTTATCCGAAGACACAGGATTCTCAGTCTTCTTTTAACCCACTACGGGCTTTCTTCGGAGGAAGCATGTGATGAAGTCTCACGCTTTGAAGCTTTTGTCTCCAGGGATGCTGTAAATAAAATCTGTAACTCGATGGGTCATCCGATGTTTGGAGTATGCGGAGAAATAAGTCATGAAAAGTGCCTGCATGAAGAAAATCATCATTCGGTGCCGAAATAA